The nucleotide sequence ATTGAAATTGAAACCGAACATCGCGGCGGTCGGCCACGATCCAGTCGGCCAGCCGCGCGGCCGGCAATTGCTCCTGGCTCGGTGAAAACAGCACCTGAGCACGTTGCGTCAGTGCATGGCGATCAACCTGTTCACAGGCCCAGTGATAGTCCGCCTGGGAGCACAGCACGAATTTGATTTCGTCACTCTGCCGCAGGTGCGCGAGATTCTCCCAGCGATTGCGGTGCTGCTCGCCGGAATCCGGCGTCTTGAGGTCCATCACCCGTCGCACCCGCGGATCAATGGCACTGATGTCGAGGGCGCCACTGGTTTCAATCGACACCTGGTACCCGTGGTCACACAGTCTCGACATCAAGGGGTGAACAGCCTTCTGTGCCAAGGGTTCGCCGCCGGTAATGCAGACATGGCGTGTGCCGAGCTCCGCTACCGCTGTCTCAATCTCTTCAAGGGTTTGCCAGACACCGCCGTGGAAGGCGTAAGCGGTATCGCAATACTGGCAACGTAGCGGACAGCCGGTCAGGCGGACAAAGACCGTTGGCCAGCCGACCGAGGCCGACTCTCCCTGCAGAGAGCGAAAAATTTCCGTGATCTTGAGACGTTCTGCGCTCACCTGCGCATTCTCCACCAAATGGTTGATCGCAGCCCACCGTCAGCGACCCACCCAGCATAAAAAAACGGGGCCGCCTCAGCGGCGGCCCCGTCGATCCTGCACGCCGTCGGCGTCAGTTGCCGCCCTGAAGCCGTTGCTGCGCCAGCCGCGCAGCGTTGGAGTTGGGGTAGCGGCTGATGACCTGCTCCAGCGTCGTTCGCGCTTCAGCATCCTGTTTCAGCTCCTGCTGGGTCAGCGCAAGCTTGAACATGGCATCGGGTGCCCGCGGCGACTGCGGATGCTGCGTGGCCACCCGGTTGAACGCCTCGGCCGCCGACTTGTAGTCGCGTTTGACGTAGCTGGCCTCACCCAACCAATACGCAGCGTTGTCCGCATACTGGCCCTGCGGATACTTCTGCAGGTGAGCCTTGAAGCCGGTGATGGCATCGTCGTACTTGCCGTTCTTCAGCAGGTCGAAGGTGGTCAGATAGGCCGCCTCCTCGTCCGGATCGTTCTGTCGCCCGAGCTGGACCACGCCGCCGGTGACCGGCGGTGCTGCCGATGCCGCGCTACCTGCAACCCCGGCAGCACCCGCCGCGGGCGGTGCGGTTGGCGCCAAAACACCATACCCGGCACCCCCGGCTGGCGCAGCGCCACCCTCCAGCGACCGTAGCCGCTGGTCGAGGTCGACATACAGCTGCTTGCTGCGCTCGTCCTGCTGACGGACATCAAAGCTGATCTTCTCGACCTGACCACGCAGGTCGCGAAGTTCATCACGCAGCTTCGCCAGGTTGTCGTCAGCACGCGAGGAATCCAGCGTATCGAAACGTCGCTGGAACGCTGCCACCTTGTTTTCCACCGCCTGCAGGCGGCGTTCTTCCGGAGACAGTGCCTCACCACCGCCACTGATACCGCCGGTACGCGGCGACACGCAGGCAGACAGGCTGAGCAGCGTCAAACCGGCCACGGTGGCCAACACAAGCGAATGTCGACTCATGGATACCTCCTCGGGCACCGACAGATTTTACAGACGGACGATTTCCACGCGACGGTTGCGAGCCCAGTCGGCCTCGTCAGAACCCGGGGCGACCGGACGTTCTTCACCGTAGCTCACCACCGACAGCTGCGACGGCGTGGCACCGGCACGCAACAACGCCTGCTCGACGGCCACCGAACGACGCTCGCCCAGGCTGATGTTGTACTCGCGGGTGCCGCGCTCGTCAGTGTGGCCTTCCAGCCGCACGCGCATGGCGGGATTGGCTGCAAGGTAACCGCCATAGACTTCGACCACCTTGAGCCCGTCGGCCGACAGCGCGGCGCTGTCGAACTCGAAATAGACGACGTTCTGCGTCAACCGGCCTGACAGCTCGGTCTGCGACGCATTGCCTTCGAGGCTGCCGCCAAGCGGCTGCGGCGAAGTGCCGGTGTAGGGGGTGGTGCTGCTGGTGCTCGAGCCTGAGCTCGTGTTGCGCGCGTCGATCTTGTCCTTGTTGCCACCTGATGCGCAGGCGGAGAGGGCAAGCACGACCGCCGCAAGAAAGGCCGTCCGTAGGGTCAACATACCAATGCTCCTGAAAGCAGATACCGCATGTAGGCGTGGATAGGGGCTTATCGGGCCAGTGGCGACCACGCCGGTTCGCGCACATCTCCCGCCTGGCGCAGCCGGGTCTTCACCCGACCGTCCAGTGATACTGTTGCCAGCTCGGCGGAATTGCCGCTCTGCGTGGCATAAATGATGACCGCACCATTCGGTGCGAAGCCGGGGCTTTCGTCCAGACGTCCGTCGGTGAGCCGGGTCAGGCGTCGTGTCTCCAGTTCCATCGTGGCAATACGATAGCTGCCCTGATCATAGTTGACCAAGACCAGCGTCTTGCCGTCCGGTGAATAACTGGCCTTCAGATTCTGTTTGCCGTCAAACGTGATGCGCTCCGGATTGCCACCGGTCGCCGCGATCCGGTAGATCTGCGGCTGCCCCCCGCGGTCCGAGGTGAAAACCAGTGATTCGCCGTCCGGCGCCCAGGCCGGCTCGGTGTCGATGCCGAAATGCTCGGTCAGCCGTGTCCGCTGCCCCGAGGTGAGGTCAATGACATAAATGTCGGGATTGCTCTCGAATGACAGGGTAACCGCCATCCGGCTGCCGTCCGGTGACCAGGTCGGCGACCCGTTGATCCCGCGTTCCGACACCAGTTTGCGCACCTTGCCGGACTCCAGCTCGTGGATATAGACGGCGGAACGCCCCCGCTCATAGCCGACGTACGCAATATGACGGCGATCCGGCGCCCAGGCCGGCGACATGATGGGTTCTCGTGAGGTGGCCACGGTCCGCGGATTGAAGCCGTCAGCATCGGCAATCACCAGCTCGAACCGACGCTGGTAGCCAAGGCCGTCGGCGGCAACGTAGGCGATGCGGGTGTTGAAGGCGCCGGGGAAGCCGGTGAGCTTCTCGAACACCAGGTCGGCGATCTGGTGGGCCAGGTAGCGCAGCTGCGCCGGGGGCACCGCTGGCATGTCGAAGCCCAACAGCTGTTGGTTGCGCAGCGCATCCACCAACCAGAAACGGGCGCCGACATTGCCGGTGTTCGGGTCCAGTCGCAGCTGGCCGATCACCACGTTGTCCATGCTCACGGCCCGCCAGTTGGCGCTATTGAACTGGGCGATGTCGGACGGCGTCTCCAGCATGTCGTTGCGTGACAGCGTGTCAAACAGCCCGGTCCGCGCCAGGTCTGCCTCAATGATGCGGGCGACGTCGAAATCGATGCTCTCCGGGCTGCTGAAGGGCACGATGGCGATCGGTGCTGCCCGTTCAACCCCGCCGGTCACGGTGATCTCGAGCTGCGCCGAAGCGCCAGCCGACACCAACAGCATGAGGGTGGCGACAAGCCTGCGCGTCCAGCGGATTGAGTATTGGGAAGTCACGGATACACCTTAGCGTAGATCTTTGGGCGTGAATTTGAAGATCAGGTCACGGGCACGGGCAAAAACGGCCGGGTCATTGATCGGTGGCAACGGCGACGACAGCTCCAGCGCCCGCTGGACGGCCAGGTCGTAGCCCGGGTTCCCGGACGACTGTACAACCTGAATCGACGTGATGGTGCCGCCTGGCAACTGCTGGACGCGTATCTGAGTCACCAGATTCTCGCCATAGTTCGGCTGCAAGCGGATGTTGCTGCGCACAATGGCGGTAACCTGCCCCACCCAACGGCCCAACTCCGACTCGATACGCGCCCCTTCGCGCGCCATCGCCTCAGCTTGCAGTTGCGACTCGAGCGCGGATTGGCGGGCCTGCTGCTCGGCGCGCTCACGTTCCCGGCGCTCCTGCTCGAGCGCCTGCTGCATGGCCGCCTGCCGGGCCTTTTCCTCTTCCTGGCGCTTGCGTTCGGCCTCCGCCTGCTCGCGGCGCTCGCGTTCTTCCTCGGCTTTGCGCTCCTTCTCCAGTCGAGCGGCCTCTTCGCGTTTCTTCTTCTCTTCTTCTTCGCGCGCGCAGTCTGCCGCCTTCTGCGCAATCAGCTTTTCGGCGGCCTGCCGCTGGGCCGCCGTGGCGGCAGCGGCGGCCTGCTGCCGCAACGCGCCGAGGTTGCCGCATTCCAGCTTGCGTTTGATGGCGTCGGTGAATGCGGCCAGCTCCTGTGCCGGATCGGGCGGCTTCGGTGTCGGCTTCGGCGTCGGCGGTGGCGGCGTCGGTTCCGGTTCCGGTTCTGGGGTCGGCACCGGCGTGGGTGCCGGCGTCGGCTGGACCGTCGGCTCCGGTTTGGGCGCGTCGCTTGGCGGCGGCACGAACACCACCTCCATCACCGGCGGCACTTCCGGGGTCGGATGCAGCCACTGGGTCAGCATCAGCAGCAGGCCGACCAGAACATGCGCCGCCACCGCCCACCACACATGCCGGGAACGCAGTTCCATTCAGAAGCCTAGCGCTGAAGCTCAGCGGGCTCGGTGACGAAACCGATCTTCTTGACGCCCGCCCCCTGCAGCACGCCCATGGCCTTGGCGACGGCGGCATACTCGGCCTTGCCGTCACCCTCCACCAGGATCAGGTCATCCGGCTGATTGCGGATCAGAATGGCGACCCGTCGTGACAGTTCGGCTTCGCTCAACGGCGCCTCGGTATCTTCACCGCGATTGAGATAGAAATTGCCGGCGGTGTCGACCGAGACCACGGTCGGCTCCTGTTGCGAGGAGAGGGTCTGCGACTGGGTCTTGGGCAGATCGACCTCGATCCCCTGGGTCAGCAACGGCGCGGTCACCATGAAGATGACCAACAGCACCAGCATGACGTCGATATACGGGACGACATTGATCTCGGAGCTGAGCTTGCGACGGGCCATGATCGGGTCCTCAGCTGCGCGGGCTGTGCCGCAGGCTGCGTTCGACGATGCCGATCATCTCGTCGGAGAACATGGCGTAGCGGTTCTCCAGACGCTCGACCCCACGGGTGAAGAAGTTGTAGGCAATGTACGCCGGGATGGCGGCCACCAGGCCCATGGCCGTGGCGATCAGGGCCTCGGCGATCCCGGGTGCCACTACTGCCAGCGAGGCGTTCTGCATCTGTCCGATGCCGATGAAGGCATGCATGATCCCCCAGACGGTTCCGAACAACCCCACGTAGGGGCTGACCGATCCGATGGTGGCGAGCATCGCCAGACCGTTCTCGACCCGCTCCACCTCGCGCACCTGGGCCACCCGCATCTGCCGCTGGATGGCGGCGATGGCGTCATCAGGGTCCAGTCGGCTGCTGGTCTGCTGACGGGTGTACTCCTCGTAACCGGCGCTGAAGATCGCCGACACGCCGTCCAGCCCCTTGTCACGGCGCACGCTCTCGTAGAGGTCGGCCAGATTGCCGCCGCTCCAGAACTTGTCCTCGAAGCTGTCGGCGGCATCGCCGATCCGCTTGAGCAGGCCACGCTTGGCGAAAATCAGCGCCCACGACAGCACGGAGGCCATCAGCAGCAGCACCAGCACGATCTGCGCAAGCAGGCTGGCGCTGGCAATCAGGTGGGTGAAGGACATATCGGGGGTCATACCGGGTCCTCGGACAGGCCGTCAGGAATGTGTATTGGATTTTGCCGCGGCAACAGCGCCCCGCGTCGCGTATGGCGACGACGAAAACACTGTTGTAGAAACATATTCTGAACTAAAACGATAACGGCGGCAGCGCCCTCGGACGAAAAGTTTTCTGATCGACGCAGCCCGCCCGTACGCGCGCCTCCGCCAGCAACTCGCCATCGGCTTCGCGGAAAATGCGCTGCAGGAAATGCAGGCTGGCCCGCCGCACCTCGGTCACCTCGGTGTCCACCCGCAGCAGGTCGTCGAGCCGAGCCGGCCGCCGATAGTGCACATCGAGGTGCGAGACGGTGAAGGCAATCCCCGCCTCGTCCATCATCCGTTGCTGATGCCCGCCGAGTGAACGCAACCACTCGGTGCGCGCCCGCTCGAACCAACGCAGATAGTTGGCGTGATAGGTCACGCCGCTGGCATCGGTATCTTCGTAGTACACGCGAACCGACCATGGGAAGAGCCTGCGGTTCATTCGGTGAACAGGTCCTGAACCGTCAGGCGTTCCGGTACTTTCAGGCCATAGTGCTGATACGCGAGGCGGCCGGCGACACGGCCGCGCGGGGTCCGCATCAGATAGCCCTGCTGGATCAGATAGGGCTCGATTACGTCCTCGATGGTGTCGCGCGCTTCACCGATGGCAGCGGCGAGGTTGTCGAGGCCGGCCGGGCCACCATCAAATCGATCAATCAGGGCCATCAGCAGCCGGCGGTCCATCAGGTCGAAGCCGTTGGTATCGACCTCCAGCAACTTCAGGGCCTCGCCCGCGACCTCCGGCGTGATCACGCCGGCCCCGCGTACCTGGGCATAGTCGCGTACCCGGCGCAGCAGGCGATTGGCAATACGCGGTGTCCCGCGGGCGCGGCGGGCGATCTCCCGCGCGCCGTCGCCTTCCATCGGCACCTGCAGGATGGCGGCGGAACGACCGACGATATGGGTGAGGTCGGCCTCAGCGTAGAACTCGAGCCGCTGCACGATGCCGAATCGGTCACGCAGTGGGCTGGTGAGGCTGCCGGCGCGGGTGGTCGCACCCACCAACGTGAACGGTGGGAGGTCGAGCCGGATCGACCGGGCGGCAGGGCCCTCGCCGATGACGATGTCGAGCTGGTAGTCCTCCATCGCCGGGTACAGCACTTCCTCGACCACCGGCGACAGCCGGTGAATCTCGTCAACGAAGAGCAGGTCATTGGGCTCGAGGTTGGTCAACAACGCGGCGAGATCACCTGCACGTTCCAGCACCGGCCCGGAGGTCTGCCGCAGGTTCACGCCCATCTCGTGAGCGAGAATGTGCGCCAACGTGGTCTTGCCCAGCCCCGGCGGACCGAAGATAAGGACGTGGTCCAGGGCTTCCGCCCGCCGTCGCGCCGCCTCGATGGCGATGCCCATCTGCTCCACCACCCGCGGCTGACCGACATAGTCGGCCAACTGTTGCGGCCGGATGGCCCGCTCGAGACGGTCCTCGTCACCGCCACGGGCGCTGCCGGACATCAGCCGGTCGTCATCGTCCAGGTTCATCGCGCGGCCCGCTTGAGGGCCTCCTGGATGATCTGCTCGGTCCGCATGCCCTCTTCGTGGACCGCGTCGGTGAGCCGATCCACCTCAGCCGGCTTGTAACCGAGTGCAGTCAGTGCGGAGCGCGCCTCCTGCAGCGGGCCTGCCGATACCGCGCCGGCACCGCCCGCAAGCGCAGACACCTGACCCTGCCCGGCCTTGTCACGCATTTCCACGACCAGCCGCTCCGCCGTCTTCTTGCCGATCCCGGGGAGCTTGGAGAAGCGCGTGGTATCCGCGGCACGAACCGCCTGCCAGAACTCGTCGACCGCGATCCCCGAGAGGATCGCCAACGCCAGCTTCGGCCCGATCGCCGACACCTTGATCAGGTCGCGGAACAGGCTTCGTTCGGCCAGGGAGCCGAAGCCAAACAGCAGATGGGCGTCCTCGCGAACCGTCAAGTGGGTATGCAAGGTGATGGTGTCGCCAGCCGCCGGCAACTTGTAGAAGGTCGACATCGGCGCTTCGACTTCATAGCCGACACCTCCCACATCCAGCAACAACTGGGGCGGAGCCTTGTGCAGCAGTGTGCCGGTGAGACGGCCGATCATGGTGCGTTCATTCCGGGTGACAGCAAGGGCAGGGACTGAATATTCTCACAGTGTCGCACCGTAGGGCGATTGCCGCCTGACACGATCACTTCCACGACCCCTGCAGCGCCAGACCGGTGGCCTGCCGGGTCCGCCGGACCTGCGCGTGGGTCATCGCCACCGCCAGCGCATCGGCGGCATCGGTCGGCGGCACCGTATCGAGTGTCAACAGCATCTTCACCATCTGCTGGACCTGCGCCTTGTCGGCCCGGCCGCTTCCGGTCACGGCCAGCTTCACCTGCGACGGCTGGTACTCGGCGACACTGAGGCCGGCCGCCCCCAACGCACAGAATGCCGCACCGCGGGCCTGGCCGAGCACCAGCGCACTGGCGGCATTGACCTTGTTGACGAAAGTTTCCTCCAGCGCGGCCTCATCGGGACGGGTGCGGGCAATCACATCGCCGAGCGCCTCGAAAATGGTCCGCAGCCGCTCCGCCATGCTGCCATCAATGCTGCGGATCCGGCCCCACTCGATCATCCGGTGATGGTTGCCCTGCACCTCGATGACCCCAAAGCCGGTCTGGCGCGAGCCGGGGTCGACACCGAGGATGATGGTCAAGGTTCAGACCGGCAGCTCGGCGTTGCTGTACACCTCCTGGACATCGTCCAGCGCCTCCAGGCGTTCCAGCAGCTTGGCGACCGCTTCGGCATCGTCGCCGGTCACGGCAATCGTGGTGGCGGGGCGCTGGCCCACCGATGCCTCGAGGATCGGATGGCCGATCGCTTCCAGCGCCGCCTGCACCGCCGTGAACTGTGTGGGCGTGGTCACCACTTCGGTATAGCCATCTTCGCTGATGACATCGTCGGCACCGGCGTCGAGCGCGGCCTCGAGCAGCCGTTCCTCCAGCGCCGCATCGTCACCGGTTTCCAGCACGATCTGGCCCTGCTCGGAAAACAGGTAGGACACCGAGCCGGTGGTGCCGAGACTGCCCCCCTGCTTGGAGAAGGCATGCCGCACCTCCGCCACCGTCCGCGTCGGATTGTCGGTCATGCAGTCGACCATCACCGCCACGCCGCCCGGGGCATACCCCTCGTAGCGGATCTCCTGGGTGGCATCGGCACCCTCGCCCGCCGCCCGTTTCACGGCACGCTCGATGGTGTCCTTGGGCATGTTGGCCTGCAGCGCCTTGCTGATGGCCAGACTCAGCCGACCATTGGTATCCGGCTCGGCCCCACCGGTGCGGGCCGCCATCGAGATTTCCCGAATCAGCTTGGTGAACAACCGCCCACGCTGGGCATCCGAAGCGCCCTTGCGTGCTGCAATACTCGGTCCGCGACCCATGGGCGCCCCTCAGAACTTGAGGCGGAGGCCGCCGTGAAGGCCGTTGTCGACGGTCTCCTTGCCGGCCGGATCATATTCATGACGGATATAGCGACCGCCGATGTAGATCGAGCCGCCGCGGATCACCTCGTAGCCGATATCTCCGCCTACTTCGGTGTAGCCGTCGAGATCGCTGAAGGCGGTGATGCTGGGGGCGTGAAACGCGTAGGCACTGACGCTGAAGCGATCCGCCTGCGGAAACCGGGCTTCCAGCTGCCCGCCCACCGCGAATACGCCACCATCGAGCGGGCCACGGTCGATGTAGATGAGACGCCCGCCGAGCCCGGCCGCAAGGTCGAAGCCCTGGGCGCCGGCGTCGCCGGTCAACAGAAAACCACCGTGAACCTGCAGCAGGTCCTCGGGCTCATCGTCAGGCCGGGTCAGCACGCCGAGGTCGTACTGCGCCCCGGTATCCCGCACCTTGGGCAGGGGCCCCGACAATTCAGCCGAGAAGCTCTTGTCACCGAAATTGATATCCACCACCTCGGCCGTGGCCAGCGGGGCCACCAGGGTCAGCACCAGCGCGGCAATACCTGCCTTGATCTGCATGAGTTTTTGCTCCAGGGCCGCCTCAGGCGGCCTTTTTCTTGTTGAGGGCATGAATGGCACGTCCGTCCACGGACAGCACTGCCTCGTGGAAGTTTTCGGACAGCGTGGGATGGGCGTGCATGGTCAGCGCGATATCTTCGCAGGTCGCGGCAAACTCCAGGCCAAGGACCGCTTCGGCCAGCAGTTCCGACACATAGGGTCCACACATGTGGACGCCGAGAATGCGGTCGGTCTTGGCGTCGGCGATCACCTTGATGCTGCCGTTCGCCGCCTCCAGCGCCTTGGCGCGGCCGTTGGCAGCAAACGGTGTGGCGCCGGTCTTGACCTCGAAGCCCTGCTCCTTGGCCTGCGCTTCCGTCAGCCCAACCCAAGCGATTTCGGGAGTGGTGTAGATCACGCTCGGCACGGCCTTGTAGTTCACCTGGGTGTGGTGTCCAGCCAACTGCTCGACCAGGGCCACACCCTCCTCGATCGCCTTGTGGGCGAGCATGGCGCCGCCGATCACATCGCCGGTGGCGTAGACCCCCGGCAGACTGGTCCGATAATGCGCGTCGACCTTGATGAAGCCACGCTCGTCGAGCGCCAGACCCACCTCGTCGGCCCCCAGGCGGTCGGTGAACGGCCGTCGACCGACGGCGACGATCAGCGTGTCGAAGGTCTCGGTGTGGGTCTTGCCGCCCTGCTCGTAGCTGACCTCGACCTTGCGGCTCTTGCCCTTGCCCGTCACCTTGGTGCTGCTGACCTTGGCGCCCAGACGGATATCGAGCCCCTGCTTGGTGAACTGACGCTGGGCATCCTTGGCGATTGCCGCATCCACCATCGGCAGGAACACATCGAGCGCTTCGAGAATGACCGTCTCGGCACCAAGGCGCGCCCAGACACTGCCCAGCTCAACGCCGATCACGCCGGCACCGATGATCCCCAAGCGCTTCGGCACCGCAGTGAAGTCGAGTGCGTCCCAGGAATCGACGATCACTTCATGATCGAACGGCGCCACTTTCTTCAGCTCAACCGGTTCCGAGCCGGTGGCGACGATGATGTGCTTGGCGGTCAAGG is from Flagellatimonas centrodinii and encodes:
- the queE gene encoding 7-carboxy-7-deazaguanine synthase QueE yields the protein MNHLVENAQVSAERLKITEIFRSLQGESASVGWPTVFVRLTGCPLRCQYCDTAYAFHGGVWQTLEEIETAVAELGTRHVCITGGEPLAQKAVHPLMSRLCDHGYQVSIETSGALDISAIDPRVRRVMDLKTPDSGEQHRNRWENLAHLRQSDEIKFVLCSQADYHWACEQVDRHALTQRAQVLFSPSQEQLPAARLADWIVADRRDVRFQFQLHKALWGNQPGR
- the ybgF gene encoding tol-pal system protein YbgF → MSRHSLVLATVAGLTLLSLSACVSPRTGGISGGGEALSPEERRLQAVENKVAAFQRRFDTLDSSRADDNLAKLRDELRDLRGQVEKISFDVRQQDERSKQLYVDLDQRLRSLEGGAAPAGGAGYGVLAPTAPPAAGAAGVAGSAASAAPPVTGGVVQLGRQNDPDEEAAYLTTFDLLKNGKYDDAITGFKAHLQKYPQGQYADNAAYWLGEASYVKRDYKSAAEAFNRVATQHPQSPRAPDAMFKLALTQQELKQDAEARTTLEQVISRYPNSNAARLAQQRLQGGN
- the pal gene encoding peptidoglycan-associated lipoprotein Pal yields the protein MLTLRTAFLAAVVLALSACASGGNKDKIDARNTSSGSSTSSTTPYTGTSPQPLGGSLEGNASQTELSGRLTQNVVYFEFDSAALSADGLKVVEVYGGYLAANPAMRVRLEGHTDERGTREYNISLGERRSVAVEQALLRAGATPSQLSVVSYGEERPVAPGSDEADWARNRRVEIVRL
- the tolB gene encoding Tol-Pal system beta propeller repeat protein TolB yields the protein MTSQYSIRWTRRLVATLMLLVSAGASAQLEITVTGGVERAAPIAIVPFSSPESIDFDVARIIEADLARTGLFDTLSRNDMLETPSDIAQFNSANWRAVSMDNVVIGQLRLDPNTGNVGARFWLVDALRNQQLLGFDMPAVPPAQLRYLAHQIADLVFEKLTGFPGAFNTRIAYVAADGLGYQRRFELVIADADGFNPRTVATSREPIMSPAWAPDRRHIAYVGYERGRSAVYIHELESGKVRKLVSERGINGSPTWSPDGSRMAVTLSFESNPDIYVIDLTSGQRTRLTEHFGIDTEPAWAPDGESLVFTSDRGGQPQIYRIAATGGNPERITFDGKQNLKASYSPDGKTLVLVNYDQGSYRIATMELETRRLTRLTDGRLDESPGFAPNGAVIIYATQSGNSAELATVSLDGRVKTRLRQAGDVREPAWSPLAR
- the tolA gene encoding cell envelope integrity protein TolA → MELRSRHVWWAVAAHVLVGLLLMLTQWLHPTPEVPPVMEVVFVPPPSDAPKPEPTVQPTPAPTPVPTPEPEPEPTPPPPTPKPTPKPPDPAQELAAFTDAIKRKLECGNLGALRQQAAAAATAAQRQAAEKLIAQKAADCAREEEEKKKREEAARLEKERKAEEERERREQAEAERKRQEEEKARQAAMQQALEQERRERERAEQQARQSALESQLQAEAMAREGARIESELGRWVGQVTAIVRSNIRLQPNYGENLVTQIRVQQLPGGTITSIQVVQSSGNPGYDLAVQRALELSSPLPPINDPAVFARARDLIFKFTPKDLR
- the tolR gene encoding protein TolR, coding for MARRKLSSEINVVPYIDVMLVLLVIFMVTAPLLTQGIEVDLPKTQSQTLSSQQEPTVVSVDTAGNFYLNRGEDTEAPLSEAELSRRVAILIRNQPDDLILVEGDGKAEYAAVAKAMGVLQGAGVKKIGFVTEPAELQR
- the tolQ gene encoding protein TolQ, which translates into the protein MTPDMSFTHLIASASLLAQIVLVLLLMASVLSWALIFAKRGLLKRIGDAADSFEDKFWSGGNLADLYESVRRDKGLDGVSAIFSAGYEEYTRQQTSSRLDPDDAIAAIQRQMRVAQVREVERVENGLAMLATIGSVSPYVGLFGTVWGIMHAFIGIGQMQNASLAVVAPGIAEALIATAMGLVAAIPAYIAYNFFTRGVERLENRYAMFSDEMIGIVERSLRHSPRS
- the ybgC gene encoding tol-pal system-associated acyl-CoA thioesterase, whose amino-acid sequence is MNRRLFPWSVRVYYEDTDASGVTYHANYLRWFERARTEWLRSLGGHQQRMMDEAGIAFTVSHLDVHYRRPARLDDLLRVDTEVTEVRRASLHFLQRIFREADGELLAEARVRAGCVDQKTFRPRALPPLSF
- the ruvB gene encoding Holliday junction branch migration DNA helicase RuvB, which encodes MDDDDRLMSGSARGGDEDRLERAIRPQQLADYVGQPRVVEQMGIAIEAARRRAEALDHVLIFGPPGLGKTTLAHILAHEMGVNLRQTSGPVLERAGDLAALLTNLEPNDLLFVDEIHRLSPVVEEVLYPAMEDYQLDIVIGEGPAARSIRLDLPPFTLVGATTRAGSLTSPLRDRFGIVQRLEFYAEADLTHIVGRSAAILQVPMEGDGAREIARRARGTPRIANRLLRRVRDYAQVRGAGVITPEVAGEALKLLEVDTNGFDLMDRRLLMALIDRFDGGPAGLDNLAAAIGEARDTIEDVIEPYLIQQGYLMRTPRGRVAGRLAYQHYGLKVPERLTVQDLFTE
- the ruvA gene encoding Holliday junction branch migration protein RuvA — protein: MIGRLTGTLLHKAPPQLLLDVGGVGYEVEAPMSTFYKLPAAGDTITLHTHLTVREDAHLLFGFGSLAERSLFRDLIKVSAIGPKLALAILSGIAVDEFWQAVRAADTTRFSKLPGIGKKTAERLVVEMRDKAGQGQVSALAGGAGAVSAGPLQEARSALTALGYKPAEVDRLTDAVHEEGMRTEQIIQEALKRAAR
- the ruvC gene encoding crossover junction endodeoxyribonuclease RuvC: MTIILGVDPGSRQTGFGVIEVQGNHHRMIEWGRIRSIDGSMAERLRTIFEALGDVIARTRPDEAALEETFVNKVNAASALVLGQARGAAFCALGAAGLSVAEYQPSQVKLAVTGSGRADKAQVQQMVKMLLTLDTVPPTDAADALAVAMTHAQVRRTRQATGLALQGSWK
- a CDS encoding YebC/PmpR family DNA-binding transcriptional regulator, giving the protein MGRGPSIAARKGASDAQRGRLFTKLIREISMAARTGGAEPDTNGRLSLAISKALQANMPKDTIERAVKRAAGEGADATQEIRYEGYAPGGVAVMVDCMTDNPTRTVAEVRHAFSKQGGSLGTTGSVSYLFSEQGQIVLETGDDAALEERLLEAALDAGADDVISEDGYTEVVTTPTQFTAVQAALEAIGHPILEASVGQRPATTIAVTGDDAEAVAKLLERLEALDDVQEVYSNAELPV
- a CDS encoding YfaZ family outer membrane protein, whose amino-acid sequence is MQIKAGIAALVLTLVAPLATAEVVDINFGDKSFSAELSGPLPKVRDTGAQYDLGVLTRPDDEPEDLLQVHGGFLLTGDAGAQGFDLAAGLGGRLIYIDRGPLDGGVFAVGGQLEARFPQADRFSVSAYAFHAPSITAFSDLDGYTEVGGDIGYEVIRGGSIYIGGRYIRHEYDPAGKETVDNGLHGGLRLKF
- the lpdA gene encoding dihydrolipoyl dehydrogenase, which produces MSESYDIIVIGGGTGGYPAAIRAGQMGMKVACINAWLNRDGKPAYGGTCLNAGCIPSKALLESSEMVHRAQHELKLHGIETGKVSFDLATMQARKNKISSGLTGGIGGLFKANGVTGLEGWAKLLGDGKVEFTSHAGESKTLTAKHIIVATGSEPVELKKVAPFDHEVIVDSWDALDFTAVPKRLGIIGAGVIGVELGSVWARLGAETVILEALDVFLPMVDAAIAKDAQRQFTKQGLDIRLGAKVSSTKVTGKGKSRKVEVSYEQGGKTHTETFDTLIVAVGRRPFTDRLGADEVGLALDERGFIKVDAHYRTSLPGVYATGDVIGGAMLAHKAIEEGVALVEQLAGHHTQVNYKAVPSVIYTTPEIAWVGLTEAQAKEQGFEVKTGATPFAANGRAKALEAANGSIKVIADAKTDRILGVHMCGPYVSELLAEAVLGLEFAATCEDIALTMHAHPTLSENFHEAVLSVDGRAIHALNKKKAA